A part of Pectobacterium cacticida genomic DNA contains:
- the hpxK gene encoding allantoate amidohydrolase, with amino-acid sequence MSEILMLPAAAQAAAERIMSRCDALAEISETSGQLTRVYLSPEHLRANARVGEWMREAGMTVWQDSVGNICGRYDGLSSDAPALLLGSHLDTVRNAGRYDGMLGVLTAIEVVQALHKQGIRLPVALEIIGFGDEEGTRFGITLLGSRGLTGSWPESWLACRDAEGISVAQALTIAGLDPLQIARAERPVDDIVGYLELHIEQGPCLEQQDLALGVVTAINGARRLNCTFLGQAGHAGTVPMTQRHDALAAAAHWMAQAELITQESDPYLVATFGTVQCLPGAANVIPGEVKLTLDIRGPEDTALDALLDRILTQGQAIAHQRGCQFDAQEYYRIAATRCDPSLQSDLNQAVAQVQGRTIMLPSGAGHDAIAIAERWPVAMLFVRCRGGVSHHPDESVNAGDVTLALQALGNTVLAYSEKDH; translated from the coding sequence ATGAGTGAAATACTGATGTTGCCCGCCGCAGCGCAAGCGGCGGCCGAACGGATTATGTCACGCTGTGATGCGCTGGCGGAAATCAGTGAAACGTCCGGTCAGTTGACCCGCGTTTATCTGTCGCCGGAACACCTGCGCGCCAATGCGCGTGTAGGGGAGTGGATGCGTGAAGCGGGAATGACAGTCTGGCAGGATAGCGTAGGCAACATTTGCGGCCGCTATGATGGGCTCTCGTCGGATGCGCCAGCGCTGCTGTTGGGCTCGCATTTGGATACGGTACGCAATGCAGGTCGTTACGACGGTATGCTAGGTGTTCTGACGGCGATTGAGGTGGTGCAAGCACTCCATAAACAGGGAATTCGTTTGCCCGTGGCGCTGGAAATCATCGGCTTTGGCGATGAAGAAGGCACACGCTTTGGGATTACGTTACTGGGAAGCCGCGGCTTAACGGGGAGTTGGCCAGAAAGCTGGCTAGCGTGTCGGGATGCCGAGGGTATCAGCGTGGCGCAGGCATTAACGATTGCCGGGTTGGATCCGCTTCAGATTGCGCGAGCCGAGCGCCCGGTTGATGACATTGTCGGCTACCTGGAGCTCCATATTGAACAGGGGCCGTGTCTTGAGCAGCAGGATTTAGCGCTGGGCGTTGTCACCGCAATCAACGGTGCGCGGCGGCTTAATTGTACATTCCTGGGGCAGGCGGGTCATGCGGGTACGGTACCGATGACGCAGCGTCACGATGCGCTGGCGGCGGCGGCGCACTGGATGGCGCAGGCAGAACTTATCACGCAAGAAAGCGATCCTTATCTGGTGGCGACGTTTGGCACCGTGCAGTGTTTACCGGGCGCGGCGAATGTGATCCCTGGAGAAGTAAAGCTGACGCTGGATATTCGTGGGCCTGAGGATACGGCGCTGGATGCGTTGTTGGACCGTATTCTGACGCAAGGACAAGCTATCGCGCATCAACGCGGTTGTCAGTTCGACGCACAGGAATATTATCGTATTGCCGCAACCCGCTGCGATCCCTCCTTACAGTCAGACCTAAACCAGGCGGTGGCGCAGGTTCAGGGACGGACGATAATGTTGCCGAGCGGCGCAGGTCATGACGCCATTGCTATCGCTGAGCGTTGGCCTGTTGCCATGCTCTTTGTCCGTTGTCGCGGCGGCGTCAGTCACCACCCCGACGAATCCGTGAACGCGGGGGATGTGACGTTGGCATTACAGGCACTGGGGAATACGGTATTAGCCTATAGCGAAAAAGATCATTGA
- the tauA gene encoding taurine ABC transporter substrate-binding protein — translation MHYLFLRRLIALGILINISFLAKAADITVAYQTIPDPSQVAQADGTYEKATGLKIDWRKFDAGAEIIAAVASGDVQIAYLGSSPYAAAVSRKIPIETLLIASQLGASEALVVRHGAGIVKPQDLIGKKVATPFVSTSHYSLLAALKNWNIDAKKVQIINLNPPAIGAAWRRGDIDATYTWEPALGIAKSNGDVLISSGELAKLGAPTFDVWLVRKDFAEKQPLAAKAFAKVTQDAYTHYRNDPQAWLADKGNVAKLAKISGAKAEDIPALLQGNTYLLPNEQREFLAAPAAKAIGDTAVFLKDQQRIDAILPDYSPYVTTQYIPE, via the coding sequence ATGCACTATCTTTTTTTACGACGCCTAATAGCGTTAGGCATATTAATCAATATTAGTTTCTTAGCAAAAGCGGCCGATATTACGGTCGCCTATCAAACAATACCGGATCCTTCGCAGGTCGCACAAGCCGATGGAACCTACGAAAAAGCGACGGGACTGAAAATAGATTGGCGCAAATTCGATGCCGGAGCGGAAATAATCGCCGCGGTTGCCTCGGGCGATGTACAAATCGCTTATCTAGGGTCTAGCCCCTATGCGGCGGCAGTGAGCCGGAAAATACCGATTGAAACATTATTGATCGCTTCCCAACTGGGCGCTAGCGAAGCGCTGGTGGTGCGTCATGGTGCCGGTATTGTCAAACCACAGGATCTGATAGGCAAGAAGGTTGCTACGCCTTTTGTTTCTACGAGTCATTACAGCCTATTGGCCGCGTTGAAAAACTGGAATATTGATGCCAAAAAAGTACAGATTATAAATCTGAATCCCCCGGCGATCGGCGCCGCATGGCGACGCGGTGATATTGATGCCACCTATACTTGGGAGCCTGCGCTTGGCATAGCGAAATCAAACGGTGATGTGCTGATTTCTTCAGGTGAACTGGCAAAGCTGGGGGCCCCGACATTTGATGTCTGGCTAGTACGAAAAGACTTTGCCGAGAAACAGCCTCTGGCAGCAAAAGCCTTTGCCAAAGTGACTCAAGATGCCTATACCCACTACCGTAATGATCCTCAGGCGTGGTTAGCGGATAAGGGCAATGTCGCTAAATTGGCAAAAATAAGTGGTGCAAAAGCCGAAGATATCCCCGCCCTGCTTCAAGGCAATACCTACCTTCTGCCCAATGAACAGCGAGAGTTTCTGGCAGCGCCTGCTGCCAAAGCGATAGGCGATACGGCGGTGTTCCTCAAAGATCAACAGCGTATTGACGCCATATTACCGGATTATTCTCCCTATGTTACAACCCAATATATTCCCGAATAA
- the tauB gene encoding taurine ABC transporter ATP-binding subunit, translating to MTLLQLEQVSARYATSEQSVLENITFTLSAGQLMVALGPSGSGKTTLLNLIAGFIPPVEGTILLDGNVVTGPGVERGVVFQHDALLPWQDVLENVAFGMKLAGIPQAEREQKARRLLMQVGLTGFEHRAVWQLSGGQRQRVGIARALATNPQLLLLDEPFGALDAFAREQMQELLLTVWKTAAKPIFLITHDIEEAIFLATDLIMMSPYPGRIIEHLKLGFGTRYANGESTRAIKSDPQFIETREWVLSRLFAKREQFSSRD from the coding sequence ATGACATTATTGCAGCTTGAACAAGTAAGCGCCCGTTATGCCACTAGCGAACAATCGGTATTGGAAAATATTACTTTCACGCTGTCGGCGGGGCAATTGATGGTAGCACTCGGGCCATCAGGAAGCGGGAAAACCACATTACTCAACCTGATTGCCGGATTTATTCCGCCCGTTGAAGGCACAATTTTACTTGATGGTAACGTTGTTACTGGTCCGGGCGTGGAACGGGGCGTTGTTTTTCAGCATGATGCCTTATTACCATGGCAAGATGTGTTAGAGAATGTGGCGTTTGGGATGAAGTTAGCTGGTATACCGCAGGCTGAGCGCGAACAAAAGGCGCGCCGATTATTGATGCAGGTGGGTTTAACGGGCTTTGAACATCGCGCGGTGTGGCAACTTTCCGGCGGTCAGCGACAACGGGTCGGTATTGCCAGAGCGTTGGCTACTAATCCACAGCTATTACTATTAGATGAACCTTTCGGCGCGCTGGATGCATTCGCTCGCGAGCAAATGCAGGAATTATTACTTACGGTATGGAAAACCGCGGCTAAACCTATTTTTTTGATTACGCATGATATAGAAGAAGCCATTTTCCTGGCGACAGATTTAATTATGATGTCACCTTACCCAGGACGTATTATTGAGCACTTAAAACTTGGTTTTGGCACACGCTATGCGAATGGGGAAAGCACGCGAGCGATAAAATCGGATCCGCAGTTTATTGAAACCCGAGAATGGGTACTCTCTCGTCTATTTGCCAAGCGCGAACAGTTTTCATCACGCGATTAA
- a CDS encoding ABC transporter permease subunit, translating into MSTVERSAEPTYKAPNSRVAKSSIPSIAISSFSIGILLLAWWFVTWLEIVEPLFLPGPYAVLQRLWQLVTVGYMDATLWYHLFASLQRIGLALLAALATAIPLGLAIGRHRILRAVFDPLIEFYRPIPPLAYLPLIVIWFGIGEFSKVLLIYLAILAPIVIATADGVRSTDPTKILAAQTLGATPLQLIRYVIFPSALPDILVGIRIGLGVGWSTLVAAELVAATQGLGFMVQAASQFLLTDIVILGILTIAAIAFMLEVMLRYLQRKLVPWQGQ; encoded by the coding sequence ATGAGCACTGTCGAACGATCTGCTGAACCAACGTATAAGGCACCAAATTCACGGGTGGCCAAAAGCTCTATTCCTTCTATCGCCATTAGCAGTTTCAGCATAGGTATATTATTGCTTGCGTGGTGGTTTGTTACCTGGCTGGAAATTGTTGAGCCTTTATTCCTCCCTGGGCCCTATGCCGTGTTACAGCGGCTATGGCAGTTGGTGACCGTAGGCTATATGGATGCCACGCTCTGGTATCATTTATTTGCCAGCCTACAACGTATCGGATTAGCGTTATTGGCCGCGTTGGCCACGGCGATCCCATTAGGCCTTGCTATAGGTCGTCATCGCATTTTGCGTGCGGTGTTCGATCCACTGATTGAATTTTATCGTCCAATCCCACCGTTGGCTTACCTTCCACTCATTGTTATTTGGTTTGGTATTGGTGAGTTTTCTAAAGTGTTACTGATCTATCTCGCCATTCTGGCACCGATTGTTATTGCGACGGCTGACGGTGTTCGTAGCACAGACCCTACTAAAATTCTCGCCGCACAGACGCTTGGCGCAACGCCATTACAGTTAATTCGTTATGTCATTTTTCCCAGTGCCCTACCGGATATTTTAGTTGGAATACGTATTGGATTAGGGGTGGGATGGTCGACATTAGTGGCGGCGGAATTGGTCGCGGCAACCCAGGGATTAGGGTTTATGGTTCAGGCGGCGTCACAATTTTTATTAACGGATATTGTCATTCTTGGGATACTGACGATCGCGGCCATTGCCTTTATGCTGGAAGTCATGTTGCGTTATCTGCAACGTAAGTTAGTCCCTTGGCAAGGGCAATAA
- a CDS encoding aminotransferase class III-fold pyridoxal phosphate-dependent enzyme, which yields MTHPQRDLHSMINDNFWLPFTPNGDFHRDPKLFTQADGLYYQDHLGNRILDGVSGLFTCALGHRRQEIADAVYHQLMTLDYSSSFYRSHPLAFETARELAKILPPQLDRLFFVNSGSEAIDSALKVALAYQRARKQSSRTLFISRERAYHGVNFGGVALSGLTNNRRQFAGSWPQVVHLRHTWLEENRYQRGQPSSGDFLADDLQRLIELHGPENIAACVIEPIAGSTGVLVPPKGYLERIRLLCDRYDILLIMDEVICGFGRTGKAFASQTFAIRPDIITLAKALTNGAQPMAAVAVDRRVYEHIINAAGEQEIEFFHGYTWSAHPAACAAALATLRLYQEENVFANGEALSPYFLDKLFSLQGLPIISDIRGFGLLGGIDLRPAEKIGLRGYQLQKKLFEHGLHLKSTGDTLIIAPILVSTPDHIDELFSILRKVLSAER from the coding sequence ATGACCCACCCACAGAGAGATCTCCACAGCATGATTAACGACAATTTCTGGCTGCCCTTTACTCCAAACGGCGATTTTCATCGTGACCCGAAATTGTTTACGCAAGCGGATGGCCTTTATTATCAGGATCACCTTGGCAATCGTATACTTGACGGTGTCTCCGGCTTGTTTACTTGTGCTTTAGGTCACCGCCGTCAGGAAATTGCCGATGCGGTTTATCACCAATTGATGACGTTGGATTACAGTTCCAGCTTTTATCGTAGCCATCCCCTCGCTTTTGAAACAGCGAGAGAACTGGCGAAAATACTCCCCCCGCAACTCGATCGTCTCTTTTTTGTTAATTCGGGTTCTGAGGCCATCGACAGCGCACTGAAAGTGGCGCTTGCGTACCAGCGTGCACGCAAACAAAGTTCACGAACCCTCTTTATTTCTCGGGAACGAGCCTATCATGGCGTCAATTTTGGCGGGGTCGCACTAAGCGGGCTAACCAACAATCGTCGACAGTTTGCCGGCAGTTGGCCACAGGTGGTACATCTGCGTCATACCTGGCTGGAGGAAAACCGTTACCAGCGTGGTCAACCCTCATCCGGTGACTTTCTGGCTGACGACTTACAGCGCCTGATTGAGTTACATGGGCCTGAAAATATCGCCGCCTGCGTGATCGAACCCATTGCGGGGTCTACCGGCGTGCTGGTTCCGCCAAAAGGCTACCTTGAACGGATCCGGTTACTGTGCGATCGCTATGACATTCTGCTCATTATGGATGAAGTCATTTGCGGATTCGGGCGGACCGGTAAGGCGTTCGCCAGCCAGACCTTTGCTATTCGTCCTGACATCATTACCCTGGCCAAAGCGCTGACGAATGGCGCACAGCCGATGGCTGCGGTGGCGGTTGATCGCCGGGTTTACGAACACATTATTAATGCGGCGGGCGAGCAAGAGATTGAATTTTTCCACGGTTATACGTGGAGTGCCCATCCGGCAGCCTGCGCTGCGGCGCTAGCGACGTTACGGCTGTATCAGGAAGAGAACGTGTTTGCCAATGGAGAAGCGCTAAGCCCTTATTTTCTTGACAAACTCTTTTCGCTTCAAGGGCTGCCGATTATTAGCGATATTCGTGGTTTTGGGTTATTAGGGGGAATTGACTTACGTCCTGCGGAGAAGATAGGGCTGCGCGGTTATCAGTTACAGAAAAAACTTTTTGAGCACGGATTACATCTTAAATCGACTGGCGATACGCTAATTATCGCCCCGATACTGGTGTCGACGCCGGATCATATTGACGAGCTGTTTTCCATACTGCGTAAGGTACTTAGCGCAGAGCGCTAA
- a CDS encoding sulfonate ABC transporter substrate-binding protein — MIDFFRYSFILITSLALSTGAALADTVRIGYQKSATTLVLLKEEGSLENRLRSQGVTVEWTQFPGGPQLLEGLNIGAIDFGFTGETPPVFAQAAQADLVYVANEPASPTAEAILVLKDSPLNSVAQLKGKKVALNKGSNVHYLLVQALSEAGLQYSDITPVYLPPADARAAFENGSVDAWVIWDPFSAAAERQIHARVLRDGRGIVNNYQFYLARRDFAVKHPQVITALIEEIRLIGKKAVDDPARVARQVAPLLGLSESITQLAVERQGYDAQFISPEAIASQQRIADTFARLKLIPEKLDIKQAVWTPPQ, encoded by the coding sequence ATGATCGATTTTTTCCGTTATAGCTTTATTCTTATTACATCACTGGCGCTTTCCACCGGAGCGGCTTTAGCCGATACCGTGCGGATTGGTTATCAGAAGTCAGCGACAACGCTGGTCTTATTAAAAGAAGAAGGTTCGCTGGAAAACAGATTACGCTCACAAGGCGTCACGGTTGAATGGACACAATTCCCCGGCGGTCCACAATTGCTGGAGGGCCTGAATATTGGCGCTATTGATTTTGGTTTTACGGGAGAAACACCGCCGGTATTCGCTCAAGCGGCACAGGCTGATTTGGTTTATGTCGCCAATGAGCCGGCGTCGCCGACGGCCGAAGCCATTTTAGTCCTTAAGGATTCGCCGCTGAATTCAGTGGCGCAGCTAAAAGGGAAAAAAGTGGCGTTAAATAAAGGATCAAACGTTCACTACTTATTAGTCCAAGCCCTGTCTGAAGCTGGCCTGCAATACAGCGATATTACTCCCGTTTATTTACCCCCAGCAGATGCGCGCGCAGCGTTCGAGAATGGCAGCGTAGATGCCTGGGTGATATGGGATCCCTTCAGTGCGGCGGCTGAGCGTCAAATTCATGCTCGGGTACTGCGTGACGGGCGTGGAATCGTCAATAATTACCAGTTTTATCTGGCGAGGCGTGACTTTGCTGTCAAACATCCACAGGTTATCACTGCGCTAATTGAAGAGATCCGTCTGATCGGCAAGAAAGCCGTCGATGATCCTGCGCGCGTTGCTCGCCAAGTCGCGCCCTTGTTAGGTCTCTCTGAAAGTATTACCCAGCTTGCCGTTGAGAGGCAGGGTTATGATGCTCAGTTTATTTCTCCTGAGGCGATTGCCAGCCAGCAACGTATCGCAGATACCTTTGCCCGATTAAAACTCATTCCGGAAAAGCTAGATATTAAGCAGGCAGTGTGGACTCCGCCTCAATGA
- the hpsG gene encoding (2S)-3-sulfopropanediol dehydratase, whose protein sequence is MNQSATILSPQESRLRQDNAIPTAKKRSRTDKILENIQQGRPSIDVERARYFTESMRETEGQMLILRWAKAMYHIAENITVYIDDQQLIVGRAGKQGRYGILYPELDGDFLDAAISQLPLRQASPFTIDEKDCAVIHEEISPYWQGKTYHEHLSNALPEETLRLTYDPKDRQTSRFIVNETSSFRSSIQWVHDYEKVLQRGFKGIRQEAEQRLAELDPFNPVDSVEKAPFLQAIVIAADAIVLWAKRHAQLAKALAEKERNPQRRLELLDIAERCEWVPENPARDFRDALQAQWFTQLFSRLEQKTGTIISNGRMDQYLFPYYQRDKERGILDDEQVLEWLSCMWVAMAQFVDLYISATGGAFNEGYAHWEAVTIGGQTPEGMDATNALSHLFLRSKREFPLHYPDLAARIHNRTPAHFLHDIAETIKEGTGFPKLINDEEVVPLLLSKGAEFSQAYDYAVSGCAECRMPNRDTYTSPCAYINFPAALEMTLYNGRMQRHGAELLGLETGDPRDFATWDDFWQAYLKQHNNFLRHAFIQQKVIIDLRAQHFAWPLGSALHDLSMAACKDIHQPTIEGGIDLGYFEFMGYGTVIDSLAAIKKWVYEERRITMSQLIEALQDNFEHHPVLRALLANAPKYGNNDPYADAIGKTLDKVCLDFTRKYSKTLGVHLDLRLVPFTSHVPFGKVVHATPNGRKAWMPLSDGSSASQGCDAKGPTAVLLSNYQTKNYQFSERAARLLNIKFTPSIVAGEEGTRKLCDLIRAWCDLKLWHVQFNVINRETLLAAKADPERYRGLIVRIAGYSAYFTDLSPDLQDDLIARTGHDLF, encoded by the coding sequence ATGAATCAGAGCGCAACGATTTTAAGTCCGCAGGAATCACGCCTTAGACAGGATAATGCGATACCTACGGCCAAAAAGCGAAGCAGAACAGATAAGATTTTAGAAAACATCCAGCAGGGAAGGCCCAGCATTGATGTAGAGCGCGCCCGTTATTTCACGGAGTCTATGCGCGAAACTGAAGGGCAAATGTTGATTCTCCGCTGGGCTAAGGCGATGTATCACATTGCCGAAAACATTACGGTTTATATCGATGACCAGCAACTGATTGTTGGGCGGGCGGGAAAGCAAGGGCGTTACGGTATTCTGTATCCTGAGTTAGACGGCGATTTTCTGGATGCGGCCATTAGTCAGCTTCCTCTCCGGCAGGCGTCACCCTTTACTATTGATGAAAAAGACTGTGCCGTCATTCATGAGGAAATTTCTCCCTATTGGCAGGGGAAAACGTACCATGAGCATTTATCGAATGCCTTGCCGGAAGAGACCTTACGCCTGACTTACGATCCAAAAGATCGCCAAACGTCACGATTTATCGTCAATGAAACCTCATCCTTCCGTTCATCTATCCAATGGGTGCATGATTATGAAAAGGTGTTACAGCGAGGCTTCAAAGGTATCCGGCAGGAAGCAGAGCAACGCCTGGCCGAACTCGATCCATTTAACCCCGTAGACAGCGTAGAAAAAGCGCCATTTTTGCAGGCCATCGTGATCGCTGCCGACGCCATTGTCCTGTGGGCTAAACGCCATGCCCAGCTTGCTAAAGCATTAGCGGAAAAAGAGCGTAATCCGCAGCGCCGGTTGGAATTATTAGACATTGCCGAGCGCTGCGAATGGGTACCGGAAAACCCCGCACGGGACTTTCGTGACGCACTGCAAGCGCAATGGTTTACACAACTCTTTTCTCGTTTAGAGCAAAAAACCGGTACGATTATTTCCAATGGTCGAATGGATCAATATCTCTTTCCTTACTATCAACGAGATAAAGAGCGAGGCATATTAGACGATGAGCAGGTACTGGAATGGCTGTCTTGCATGTGGGTCGCGATGGCGCAATTTGTCGATTTGTATATATCTGCGACGGGCGGCGCGTTTAATGAAGGCTATGCACACTGGGAAGCTGTGACCATCGGAGGGCAAACGCCGGAAGGGATGGATGCCACCAATGCGTTATCTCACCTGTTTTTACGCTCCAAGCGTGAGTTCCCGTTACATTACCCCGATCTTGCCGCGCGGATTCATAATCGGACTCCCGCACACTTTCTTCATGATATTGCGGAGACAATTAAAGAAGGCACCGGCTTCCCCAAGTTAATTAATGACGAAGAGGTTGTCCCCTTATTATTGTCCAAGGGCGCTGAATTTTCTCAGGCTTATGATTATGCCGTTTCGGGTTGCGCAGAATGCCGAATGCCAAATCGTGATACGTATACCAGCCCCTGTGCATACATCAATTTCCCTGCAGCCTTAGAAATGACGCTTTACAATGGTCGGATGCAGCGTCACGGTGCAGAGTTGCTCGGTTTGGAAACCGGCGATCCGCGTGATTTCGCTACCTGGGACGATTTCTGGCAGGCATACCTTAAACAGCATAATAATTTTCTGCGCCATGCCTTTATCCAGCAAAAAGTTATTATAGATTTGCGTGCGCAACACTTTGCCTGGCCATTGGGTTCGGCACTGCACGACTTATCGATGGCAGCTTGCAAAGATATTCACCAGCCGACGATTGAAGGCGGAATAGATTTAGGTTATTTCGAATTTATGGGCTACGGGACGGTGATTGATTCGCTGGCGGCCATAAAGAAATGGGTCTACGAAGAGCGACGTATCACCATGTCGCAGCTAATAGAGGCGCTGCAAGATAATTTTGAGCACCATCCAGTGTTGCGTGCGCTACTGGCTAATGCGCCTAAATATGGTAATAACGATCCTTATGCCGATGCCATTGGTAAAACGTTAGATAAAGTCTGCCTGGATTTCACGCGCAAATATTCCAAAACGCTTGGCGTACACCTCGATCTCAGGCTGGTGCCTTTCACTTCCCATGTACCGTTTGGCAAAGTGGTTCACGCTACGCCTAATGGTCGTAAAGCCTGGATGCCTCTATCAGATGGTTCCTCCGCTTCACAGGGATGCGATGCTAAAGGACCGACGGCGGTACTGCTGTCTAATTATCAGACCAAAAATTACCAGTTTAGCGAACGAGCGGCGCGGTTGCTGAATATCAAGTTTACCCCGTCGATTGTCGCTGGGGAGGAGGGAACCCGTAAACTGTGCGATTTAATTCGCGCTTGGTGCGATCTGAAATTATGGCATGTCCAGTTCAACGTGATTAACCGAGAAACGCTGTTAGCCGCTAAAGCCGATCCGGAGCGTTATCGTGGATTAATTGTCCGTATCGCTGGTTATAGTGCCTATTTCACCGATCTGTCGCCGGATTTACAGGATGATTTGATCGCTCGAACCGGTCACGACCTGTTTTAG
- a CDS encoding glycyl-radical enzyme activating protein: MPHHSAMLTGWVFNTQRYSLHDGIGIRTVVFLKGCPLRCEWCSNPESQSSKPEIAVDVRKCLGGTACGLCESQCQEMALRFTSTGEIDVDRHRCSNCLACVSHCPTRALHGMGERMTVHQVLDIVESDSIFYRRSGGGLTLSGGEPLMQGAFALALLKEAKRRQVNTLLETCGDGRWSDLCEIAKYTDAVYFDIKSLDDALHRRFTRRGNQRILNNLVQLRQTYPHLPIHVRTPLIPVFNANWGDISAILDFILPLPQVSYEILPYHRLGRDKYRLLGRDYFPAEQPGCAAVSADIVQRAQARCGERYGAPLV, translated from the coding sequence ATGCCACATCATTCCGCAATGCTAACCGGCTGGGTATTCAATACCCAGCGCTACTCTCTGCACGACGGCATTGGAATACGTACGGTGGTGTTCCTGAAAGGCTGCCCGTTACGCTGCGAATGGTGTAGCAATCCCGAATCACAGAGTAGTAAACCTGAGATCGCTGTCGATGTGCGTAAATGTCTGGGAGGCACGGCCTGCGGGTTGTGCGAGTCTCAGTGTCAGGAAATGGCATTGCGCTTTACCTCAACCGGAGAGATAGACGTAGATCGTCACCGCTGTTCCAACTGCCTCGCATGTGTGTCCCATTGTCCCACGCGGGCTTTACATGGCATGGGTGAACGGATGACGGTACATCAGGTTTTAGATATCGTCGAGTCTGATAGTATTTTTTATCGGCGATCGGGAGGGGGGCTTACATTGAGCGGTGGCGAACCATTGATGCAGGGCGCGTTTGCGCTAGCTCTACTAAAGGAGGCGAAAAGGAGACAAGTTAATACGTTACTGGAGACTTGTGGTGACGGGCGCTGGTCTGATCTATGTGAAATCGCCAAATACACCGACGCGGTTTATTTTGATATTAAGAGCTTGGATGATGCGTTGCATCGGCGCTTTACCCGGCGCGGCAATCAACGCATCCTGAACAATTTAGTACAGTTGCGGCAAACATACCCTCACTTGCCTATTCATGTGCGCACGCCGCTTATTCCCGTGTTTAATGCAAATTGGGGCGATATTAGCGCGATACTCGATTTTATTTTACCGTTGCCGCAGGTGAGTTATGAAATCCTGCCGTATCATCGTCTAGGCCGCGACAAATATCGTCTGCTGGGGCGAGACTATTTTCCTGCGGAACAACCGGGGTGTGCGGCGGTGAGCGCCGATATTGTTCAGCGTGCTCAAGCACGTTGTGGTGAGCGCTACGGCGCGCCGCTGGTTTAA
- a CDS encoding amidohydrolase: MSTLTISLLQQPLVWRDGEANLRHFDTLLAEISGRDVIILPEMFTTGFAMEAAKGSLEQAVVVAWLHQWAQKTNALIGGSIAVNSPKGAVNRFLLVDPHGEVYHYDKRHLFRMADEHHHYQAGTERIVLEWRGWRICPMICYDLRFPVWSRNRQDYDLAIYVANWPAPRANHWQTLLTARAIENQAYVAGCNRVGTDGNGHSYRGDSLLINPQGEILASAPPNQPAQLDATLSLEALQSYRQSFPAWRDADRFTL; the protein is encoded by the coding sequence ATGTCGACTTTAACGATTTCATTATTGCAACAGCCCTTAGTCTGGCGCGATGGGGAAGCCAATCTGCGTCACTTCGATACCCTATTGGCGGAAATTAGCGGCAGGGATGTCATTATACTGCCGGAGATGTTTACCACCGGCTTTGCGATGGAAGCCGCCAAAGGCAGCCTGGAGCAGGCGGTCGTCGTGGCGTGGCTGCACCAATGGGCACAGAAAACCAATGCGCTGATCGGTGGCAGCATCGCGGTGAATTCGCCAAAAGGCGCAGTCAACCGCTTCCTATTAGTCGATCCGCACGGTGAGGTGTATCACTACGATAAGCGCCACTTGTTCCGTATGGCGGATGAGCATCACCACTATCAGGCTGGCACCGAGCGGATTGTCCTGGAATGGCGCGGCTGGCGCATTTGCCCCATGATTTGCTACGACCTGCGTTTTCCGGTCTGGTCGCGCAATCGTCAGGACTATGATCTGGCGATCTATGTCGCCAACTGGCCCGCGCCGCGTGCCAATCACTGGCAGACGCTACTGACCGCACGCGCCATTGAGAATCAGGCTTACGTTGCGGGGTGTAACCGCGTCGGTACCGACGGCAACGGTCACAGCTATCGCGGCGATAGTCTACTTATTAATCCGCAAGGAGAAATCCTGGCCTCTGCGCCTCCCAATCAACCCGCGCAACTGGATGCTACGCTGTCGCTGGAAGCGCTGCAAAGCTATCGGCAATCCTTCCCTGCCTGGCGCGATGCCGATCGCTTTACGCTATGA